DNA from Planctomycetia bacterium:
CGGGCATGAAAGTGCGTTCAGTCGATATTTTTATTTTTGATGAGGTGGAAGTACTCGATTTCGCCGGGCCGTTCGAAGTGTTTTCAGTAACTGATTGGCAAAAGGATCCGAAACCGTTTTGCGTATCGCTCGTATCGGAAAAACCAGGCCCGATCCTGGCACGCAATGGCTTCAGTGTGAATCCGCATCATGCTTTCATGGATGACCATCCTGCGGACATCATCATCGTTCCCGGCGGATTTGGTACGCGCCGGGAAATGCACAATCCCACAGTACTCAACTGGGTCAGGCAACATGCAGCAAAGGGAACCATGATCCTTTCC
Protein-coding regions in this window:
- a CDS encoding DJ-1/PfpI family protein, with translation MKVRSVDIFIFDEVEVLDFAGPFEVFSVTDWQKDPKPFCVSLVSEKPGPILARNGFSVNPHHAFMDDHPADIIIVPGGFGTRREMHNPTVLNWVRQHAAKGTMILSVCTGSLILGAAGLLDGLEATTHHLRYDLLQETAPQCRVQRQRRVVDAGNIVTSGGIAAGIDMSFHVVARLLGEQTARETAEYMEYPWKVMS